The Cryptomeria japonica chromosome 6, Sugi_1.0, whole genome shotgun sequence genomic interval ttataacatttattcaatcatttaaatagcttatccaaagataaaataaaattgtaatttaaatccaaaagtgataaatgaGGGTTGTGACacaaccataaatggttatgtaagagccattaatggtcatgtaagagccattagtggttctggaagactttggaggttaaattgttgaacacacaaagcattaaatgcttttcaaagactttgaagtctttgagaagtgactccaagttgcttaggaatgtgacaataattaggggatggattaggttaattaggaaggagttagaagaatctagaaggggattaggatgcaagtgggtttggtgggtgagggaaaataggatttttaattaaaataaaattcatttatttcaataaataggtgcaagttgcatttgtaggaaaatgcaagtggggggggaataaatgatttaaataaatgttttatttaatttatttaaaagaagaaaagggttaaatgaaataaataggatttattcatttaattgattgtgagtttggtttaatgaattaattaaaataaattgaataatttatttaattaataggagaatattttgaagatgaattaattaaatattaatttaattaactgatggctagtggatttttaatcaaataaatagcaaatattcatttaattaaactagacagatttatgtgactataaaacatattgaactacgCAAATAGCATGAAAGTATTAACAAAAAATATTGCTATTTAGTTGATCGACTCCTATTGATACCAACAAGGACATAAATGTTAAGCCAACACAAAAAGATACGCATGAAGAGGTTACCAAACATTTCAAATGAAATTATTATTAAGCTATTAAATGAGATAATTTTAATATCTATCTACACTAGTCCATAGCGATAAGCTTTCACAATTTTGGAACAAGCATTTAACCTCCAAACTTTAATCACTTGTAGTAAAACATGACACCAAGATTGACAATTGGAGTGATAGTGCTAACATTTAGTAAGGTAGCCTTATTTATTTGATTCTCACCTTGCTACTTATCTCTTACTTATTATACTATTGGTTTACACTTGTTTCAATCCTAAACCATCAAACTCTCTCAAGCTGCACAACCTAAAAACATTCAGTAGCCCCTAAGTGTAGGACTCAAGGATAGCAAAAGTAAAATGGTGACAATAAGTCACTAATTGATCTTACACATGACATCCATTATCACAACGAATTTAATAAAATTAGTGAAAATTTTGAGGATTCTTTGTTTATAATAGAATCTCCAAAGGTTATCAACATTTCACTAAAGAGACCTATAAACTAAACAAAGTAAATTTACCTTGACATTGTTACTCTATAGTAGAATCAAACTATGAATTTGAAAGAAAataatcatgtgtgaaattaaattggcatatatttttatttcattttttatttctaaaTGAGATTTCAATAATAACAACTGAGAAAACAATAAAAGTTCCGTGCTAACAATTATGTTTTTGCAATACAtcattttaatagttaatttttttaACAATCATATATCAGTTTGCAcaatttgttttttgattttgaaaAAGTTAGAATAttatagaaaaacaaaaaattcactactgaatattttatttcatgtttaaaatattttaaattagaaATAATACTATACAATCATAAATTGATATTAATGATAACCTAAAATAAATCTCTAATATATGAACTTAAAAAACTATTAGTttatttctttaatatttttttcataattattaaaattattaattattaaatactacATAAAATTTAAGAATACTCATCAATATTTGttttatattaaaaaaacaatacaaaataattaaactaaatatttcACATGACAATTGTCTAATCattaatttttaaaaaacaaaacttctCATTATATACAAATAATTTATAACcaatttaaaaagtaaaaaacaaaacaaaaaaacaaacaaaaacgaaaaaaaaaaaaacattaactaTAAATAAActctaattattaaataaaatatttggaACCTAAATAATAATAGAGGAATTGATTAATGTAACTCCTTTACAACAAAGACTAACTTTAAAAAACAAAACTTACCACCAAATCAAAAGTTTTTAGACCCCACTTAAAAAACCAATAAAAGAAAACTTCCACATCTTTCTTTAAAAAGTGCACACCTCACATCTACTCAAAGTCCGTATCATGCCACGCTCATTTTGTTCACTTTTTTCTTTTGTAAGCTACAACTACTAATCCATAATTCTTCCCTAAATGCATATCCACACCAAAAAAAAAATGGTTGAATGGAAAGACAAGTTATATCCTATCTACCATTCTCAaccccaaataaaataaaaaatctaaattttaaaaaatattttgttaCATTTTCTTTAAGTTATTTAGAAAAGACAATAATTAGTATTAAGTAACCTATCAAATTatctattattttattaaaatttaaaatttatagtttTTGAGTTATATTTATTGATCATATAGTAGTAGTCATTTAGGAGAATCCATCTCTTATAAGTATGAATTATCTATTTAATGTTGGTTTTAGGTAATGTTTCCATATATGAAATATGAAGGCTTTTTGGGAGGTAACCTATACCAATACTACTTTGAATCAATTGCAAGTAATTATAGAGTTCTTCTAATATCAAACACACTTAACTTGTCACCCCATTTACATAATCTCAAACAAGAATTATATCTTATGAATTTGTTCATTATGTAGCCTCTTAATTCATTCATTGTCAAATAGGTGATTTTTTTGTCACATGTCAAATTATATATTGTTTTATTATGATTCAACTAAAAGATTTCTGAGTCTCATTGATTCATATTTCACAAATAATAGTTCACAAGAATTCATTTTTCATAGTATGAAAAGTCTACTTAATGTTCATTGCTTCAATATGATGTTTATAGATATGAAGAATCAAGATTACTTGAAACTCAAGAAATTCAATTACTCTCTTAAAATTAAACTTATTTAACTTGCTACTTCATTTATGAGACATTCCAACCTAATGTGTATAGATATGAAATATCAAGACTCACCTAATTCAATATTATTTAAAATTGATCTATCTCAATATTATTTACATTTAAGACACTCAATTAGTCTCTTAAAATCAAACCCATTTAACTACTCCATTTACTAGTCATTCCAATGTAATAATTATAGATATGAAATATAAAGACTTCTAAATAATGACCTATctcaatattatttaattaaatttaagatattcattTAGTCTCTTAAAATCAAATCCAATTAATTTCCTAGTACATTTACCAAACATTCTAATAAAAATATTATCTTAAAACTAGATATACCGAATTATATACTATTTTATTACATGATTAACTgtctaattttaaaatcaaatagtAAACCACGAATAAAGATACCTTAGTTTTGGAACCGAGCAAATCTTTACTGCTAAAAATTCAACTCGCTGCGTCACATTTTTTCATTTGCGTGAAATCACAAGCGAAAGAAATAGGAGAAAAGAAGTGAAATATTAAAAATACCAAATTTGTTAATGAATGCCTGTAGACGACAAGGCATTAAATTCAGTCCAACCCGCGGGAGGTTCGATTATCAGCTATGCCGAATCTTCCTCGCATATAAATTTATTCGTCCATTTTTTTTCGATGATGTGTGGAGATATTTTCGGGGTTCCGTGTAACTAGGGTTTGAAAATTTTCAGGTTTATTTGGTTTTGTGATGAATGTGAGCACGAGAAGAATGATGGCGCGTAAGGAGACTGTGCGAGATCTCGTGGAGGAAGCCAAGAAGCGCattgttttgatcttcatttgcgtCATCGGCCTTGCATACCTCATGTCCCGTAAGTTTTACAGTTTATTCTTCTCATTCGATGTTGGTTGTCTTTTTTTAAGAATTATAAAAAATTAGGGTTGTGAACGCTTTTCATAGGGGTTgtgttattttttttgaaatactaAGTGTCCTGAGCGAAAGGAGTTGTCGGAATTCTTTGTTGATGTCAAATTCtgcaagaaaagagatcaaagCCTTTACATGGTTTGATGTTTTGAATTGATGTCGGCTTGAAATTATGGTATGAAGCAAGCGACTGGAAAAGAATAAGCTGTTTTGAGGATTCATTGTTCTGAAATGTTGCTTGGAAGAGACgttcattgattttaatgttttacGTTGAGAACTTTATAATGCTGGAAATTATAACAAATCCTTTGTGTTATGTGGAGAAATTAACAAAGACTTGATGATTTGATGTTTTTCATAGAGAACTTCTCAATTTAAATGTTGAACTGAAACTATGTGAGAAAAATTCGGTTACCTTTATGTTATGATAAGAAACTGATGATCCTTAAGAGATTTGGTTTTTTGGATTGTGACCATGTCTTCAATTTTAAATGTTGAATTGAAGTTATGCTGGAAAAAACAACTCACTCTTATGGTATGCTGTAAGGTGACGAATCCGCAAGAGCttttatgttttggattttttcttgGAAAAGATAAGGACAACTTTAAATTTGAATGTTTAATTTAAATTATGATGTAAAATAACAAATTATTGATGTTATTTTGATAAATTAAGAAACAGTTGAACAATTTGGTGTTTTAACGTTTGGATTGTTGTTTGTAATAGGCATTTCTCAAATTTTAAGTTGAAAATGAAATTATCTTGGAAAACTTAACAAGCTTCATTTTACTGTTAAATTGGAATAATCAATAATGTCTAGTAATTCAGTTATGGATTAAACCTTAATATTATTTCGACAAAAGAACTAACCCTTAAAGATTTCATGTTTTGGAGTTCTTCGATTTTAATACTGAATTGGAAATACGCTAGAAAAAATAATGAACACATATTGTTTGATGAGAAATTGACTAATCCTTGGAAGATTTGATGCTTTTAATTGTTGCTGGAAAAATGCGTCcgttaattttaaattttgaagtgaAATTATCACAGAAAAGTTAAACAATTTTTTAtatcatattgagaaaataagaaaattTGGTATGAAACAAACGACTGGAAAACAATAAGCTTTTTTGAAGATTCAATGTTCTGAATTGTTGCTTGCGAAAGGTGTGCTTTGATTTTAATGTTTTACGTTGAGAACTTTATTATGCTGGATATTATAACAAATCCTTTGTGTTACGTGGATTAATTAACAAAGACTTGATGATTTGATGTTTTTCCTAAAGAAATTTTCTATTTAAATGTTGAATTGATACTCTGTGAGAAAAATTCGGTAACCTTTATGTTATGTTGAGAAATTGatgattttaagatatttggtattTTGGATTGTGACCATGTCTTCAATTTTAAATGTTGAATTGAAGTTATGCTTGAAAAGATAAACAACTCTTAATGGTATGCTGTAAAGTGACAAATCCGCAAGAGCTTTTACGTTTTGGTTTTTTGCTTGGAAAAGATAAGGACAACTTTAAATCTGAGTGTTTAATTTAAATTATGATGTAAAAATAACAAattcttggtgttattttgataAATTAAGAAACAGTTGAACAATTTGGTGTTTTGGATTGTTTTTTGTAATATACATTTCTCAACTTTTAAGTTGGAAGTGAAATTATCTTAGAAAACTTAACAAGCCTCAGGAAAACTTAACTAGCCTCATTTTACTGTTAAGTTGGAATAATGtctagtaatttagttatgaatcAAACTTTAATATTATGTTGACAAAAGAACTAACCCTTAAAGATTTCATGTTTTGGAGTTTTTCGATTTTAATACTGAATTGAAATTATGCTAGAAAAAATAATGAACACATTTTGTCTGCTGAGAAATTGACTGATCCTTGGAAGATTTCATGCTTTTAATTGTTGCTGGAAAAATGCATctgttaattttaatttttgatgtGAAATTATCACAGAGAAGTTACACAATTTTTTAtatcatattgagaaaataagaaaatatggTATGAAACAAACGACTGGAAAACAATAAGCTTTTTTGAAGAGTCAATGTTCTGAATTGTTGCTTTGAAAAGGCGTTCTttgattttaatgttttacatTGAGAACTTTATTACGCTGGAAATTATAACAAATCCTTTGTGTTATGCGGAGAAATTAACAAAGACTTGATGATTTGATGTTTTTCATAAAGAGATTTTCAATTTAAGTGTTGAACTGAAACTATGTGAGAAAACTTAGGTAACCTTTATGTTATGCTGAGAAACTGATAATCCTTAAGAGATTTGGTTTTTTGGATTGTGACTACGTCTTCATTTTTAAATGTTGAATTGAAGTTATGTTGGAAAAAATAAACAACTCTTAGTGGTATGCTGTAAAGTGACAAATCCGCAAGAGCTTTTATGTTTTGGATTTTTGCTTGGAAAAGACAAGAAcaactttaaatttaaatttataatttaaattatgaTGTAAAATAACAAATTTTTAGTGTCATTTTGATAAATTGCGAAGCAGTTGAACAATTTGGTGTTTTGGATTGTTGTTTGTAATAGGCATTTCTCAacttttaatttgaaaatgaaattatcTTGGAAAACTTAACACGCCTCATTTTACTGTTCAATTGGAATAATGTCTAGTAATTAAGTTATGAATCAAAGCTTAATATATGTTGACAAAAGAACTAACCCTTAAAGATTTCATGTTTTGGAGTTCCTTGATTTTAATACTGAATTGGAATTATGCTAGAAAAAATAATGAACACATATTGTTTGCCAAAAAATTGACTATTCCTTAGAAGAATTCATGCCTTTAATTATTGCTGGAAAAATGCATCTGCTAGTTTTAAATTTGAAGTGAAATTATCACAGAAAACTTGAAAAGTTAAACAATTTTTTGtatcatattgagaaaataagaaaataacactCTTAACAGATCTGATGTTTTGGATTGTTTCTTGGAATAGTTGTACATCAAATTTAAATGTGATTAAAATTACACAATAAACCCAAAAAACATTTGatattgttgatgcttgttttgaaaaagtatTCTTCAATTTGAATAATCAAATTTGCAGTGAAGTTCTTGAAAGGTTTTGAAACTTTGCATTTGCTTGGAAAAGGCATTCTTTAAATTTAATGCCGACTGGAAATTGTGTTGCAAAAGTGACAAACCCTTAATGTTTAATGTGGCAAAAAATGATGAAATTTCAACATCTGCATATTTTGGATTGTTGTTTGGAAAGTAATTTACCAATTTCAATGCTGTTTTTAAAAATCCTTAAGTACTAGTACATTGCAAAACCAATGAGcctttaaattttttgaatgttttggttgTTGCTtggaatatattaaaataatattgtaatattgatataatggtcatcttagtcattaaGTTTGtatttagaaacttccttttatgtcTTTCGTCTTTAGTTAGTTTTAAGAAGTTTTCTTTCTGTCTTTCCTATTTCTATTCTCGATCGTTTCCATTATGGAAAGATCCTCttgtaatctctatttaaggagttttcttcttcttttgtaatTATCGAAtaatcaattatcatttcatggtatcaaagtGGGTTaagttttttcttaaaaaaaattgtgtGTATTTACCTAGGTTCTATTTTCcagaatttttttagattttttatgaaaaatcatggtGATGTTATGACAATTTTTTTcagaaattttgacaatttttaaaataaaattgtgGTCTTTTCTTTGAATTTTTCGTGAGAAATTTTTAGaagaatttttttaatgattttttttgagaaaaaaattggaggtttttattgaagatttttgAAGGTGTTTCTTAAAAAGGTTCTTGACCGTCTTTCTGTTCATGGGTTCTTTCTTTGGCggagggttttttgattttttttcccaCAAAAAATCATTAAGGGTGTTGttattttttgggttttctgatttttttcccaCAAAAAATCGTGGTCGTGTGTTATTTCAGCATTGCTTTAAGGGTTTGACGATTTTTTCCACAAAATCATGGTTTCTTGCAGCTTGTTTTTGGGTCACACTTAGGCTTTCTAGGGCGAACAACGTTCTTCTGCtaaagtttttgatggttttttgtaCAAAATCGTGGGTGCTGCTTCTTTTAATGATTTTTTGCAAAATTGTGTTCTTTTAGACTTGTGAAGCTTTTGAGCAGCTttacccaacatcatgttggaaggatTGTTGTAAACTTGGTCATATCCGGAAATTCTGCAGAACTAGGAAGGGTCTCAGCAGCAAGTTCATGTTGTAGAGCATTCTGAAGAGAAGGGGGCAGCCTTCTATGCATTTGTTGTCAAATGACCTGCAGATTTTGTCAagtcttttgtagggtagttagtaggatgaccattaagggaggatattaaaataatattgtaatattgataCAATGGTCATCTGAGgcatttagttagtatttagaaaaTTCCTTTTATGTCTTTCATGTTTAATTAGTTATAGGAAGTTTCCTTTTTGTCTTTCGTGTTTCTATTCTCTATCATTTCCATTATGGAGAGATCTTCttgtaatctctatttaaggagcTTTTGCCTCCTTTTGTAATTATCGACTAATCAATTATTATTCCAGAATAGGCATTTTTGATTTTTAATGTTGGAACGAAAATTTGCTGGAAAAAAGACAAGCTCTCAATTCTTTTTTTATGAACACAATGGCCCTTAAGTTTTTGTAAGTTTTGGATTGTTGGATTGTTGCTTGGGTAAAGGTTAGATTGAGATTGTGCTGCAGagataccaaacaaataatattatgTTTTGGATTGTTGCATGGAAAAGGCATTCTTCAGTTTTAATGTAAAATTgttattaaaactaaaaaaaaaaatcaccagTATTATGTTGAAAAAGAAGCAAAGTTGCAAACCTGTAAAAAGATCTGATGTTTTCGATTGTTGCTTGGTAAAGCATTCTTGTAATGCTAAATCGGAGTAATGTTGAACAAATAACTAATCCTTAGTATTGTGTTGTAAAAATAGCAAATCTGTAGAAGTGCTCTGTTTTAAATTCTCAGTTGTTTGGAAATTATATTAGTCAACGTTAATGCTGAACTGACGTGTTGCGAAAATGGCAAATTTATATTATTGTGTGCCATAAAAAAGAAATGTTTTAAAAGTTTTTTGATAATTTGGGTTGCCTCAAAAAGACATTGTCCAATTTACTGCCGAATTGAATATTATgtggcaaaataagaaaacccttaaaAGAGTTAACACCGAGGATGAAATTAAACTGATGAATAATTCAATACAAGGAACATGGCACTTAAAATGCAGTTGTTTTTCTCTTTTGACTTTTTGGTATTGCgtaaaggtattgattttgaagctaGATTACAGTATTTGGGGGGATGTTTTCTGGAACCTAGTTTGCTAAATAGTGATTTTGGTCCTAGATTGGCAGTTTTCATGTATTAACGAAATATTATTTATGAGGTAATTGTTTGCCTTTAATACAGTGACAAGCTCTTCAGTATGGATTAACATGCCTGCTGCAGTTCTTGTAATAATTCTTGTTCGCTACATTTCATACGATCTTGATGCCCGAAGAAGGAAAGGAGGACAAGGTACAGCGGCTTCATTGAATCATTCATCACAAAATCAAGTACCTCTCGGTAATACTCCATCTCCATCTCATCAAAAACACATTGATTGGAGACAGAAAGTTGACTCTCCATTTGTTGAGGCAGCCATTGATCAATTCACAAAGCATCTTGTGTCTGAGTGGTTAACTAATATGTGGTATAAGAAAGTAACACCTGATCAAGATGCTCCAGAGGAGCTTATGAACATCATTAATGGGGTTCTTGGAGAGATATGCATGCGTGCCAAGGATGTGAATCTTATTGATCTTTTAACAAGGTGGATAGCATTATATCTAATCTCAGTTTCTATCTAGATGCTATTTCAATGTTATAAAAGGTCCATCCTCTTAAAACTAATAATTACAAATCTATTAATGTAGGGATATTGTGAATTTGCTATGCGAGAATCTAGAGCTTTATCGAGTGATACAGACCCATATTGGTGAAGGGGTGTTGAGCAGCTTGTCAAAGGATGAAAGAGATGCAAGATTGAAGTTAACTCTAGcaactgatgacaaacttcaccCAGCACTCTATTCGGCTGAGGCAGAGCACAAGGTTTGAGGTTATCTTGCCATCTTCACTTGTTCTTGTTATTTTATAGGTTGGATAATAGTGTGATTTAGTGTAGTTTGAAGATTGCCTTCTATAACATGAACCGATTTTTGGCACTTTGAAATGTGGCTGTAATTTTTTGCCTGAGTATTCTGTAACCTGTTCTAATTCAAGTTTTTATCAGTACGGTCTCTTTTCAGGTTCTACAAAGGTTCATGGATGGTGTTATGAGTTTCACATGTAGGGCTGAAGATTTGCAATGCAAATTGTTTCGATATGTTGCTAGAGAGCTACTTGCCTGTGCTATGATCCGTCCACTCATGAACTTAGCTAGTCCCAAGTATTTTCTGCCACTGGTTGTTCTGTCTTTAGTTTCATACATTTTCCTGAATTTGAGATTCCTTGTTCTAATACATTCTAAGCTGCCGTGAATACTATGGTTTTTCATGTTGTTTTATCATTTTCTGTTGTCTTTATTTTCACTGGCAGGTTCATAAATGAGCGAATAGAATCTGTTGCTCTAGCCCGCAGTAATAAagatgaaaaacaaaacaaaacttctgattctgagacaaaacagagcaAGTCTGCAAGATCGAGGTCTTCAACTGATCATTTTTCTGGTTTTTTGGATCGCTCTGCCGCAGGGGTTGAACTTGTTCAGTTTGGACCTAGTCCTAAACAAACTTCCTCAGCTGAAATTGATGGGAAGGAAATGGGATCTATCTCTAGTCCTCATCAGGAATCAACACATACTTATCTTGGATTATCTGCAGGAGTCCAATCAAAAAATTCTATAGCTCACCCTTTCCAACAAGAGGGTAATAAAACCACTGATTTTTCTGGAGAGAGGTTTAAGATTCCTATTAAAAGTGCTGAGGGGATAGGAACTCACGGTGTTAATGATAGAACCATTCCGGCACGTCATTCCTTGGGTGGGGAATGGGCTCAGATGCTTGATACTATCTCAAGGAGAAAAACTCAGGCCCTTGCTCCTGAGCATTTAGAGAATTTGTGGACAAAAGGGCGTAATTATGTAAGGAAGGATATTGCAACAAATTTGTCACATACAGTCAATCCTAGGGTCATTGATAAGACAGACCTTGGCAGGAAGCCATTACATGAACAGCCAGATAATTCAGGTATAACTAACACCTCTCTGTCAGAAAGGAGTACAACTTTTTCTCCTCTGACAAAACAATCTACTGATAATTTGGACAGAGCaatgaaaaatgccaacaaattgaATCAACCTCCCCAGATTTTACACAAGCACATAAAATTTGAAGAACCCTTTCTTCAGCATATGGAGATTGTAGAAGATAGTGGCAGTTCTTATGCAAGCGAGGAGGATGAAAATAACACTGTGACAGGACTTGGTACACCTGGTGTTAAGGTATGGGATAGCAAAAGTAATAGAAGTGGATCCACGTCACATGTAAGGCATCCTTTAGAAAATGCTGAGGGTGACCAGGAAAATCATGGAAACAAAAATCACCTCCGGTATCGTAGGGTATATAAAAGTGCATCTGGCCGGAAAAGGGCTAGATCCCGTCATCGAGCAGATAGCTGGCAGGAAGTGGAACGGACAACTTTTTATCTGGGGGATGGTCCAGACATCTTGACCGTTGCCCAGGAAGAAGCAGTAAATTTGGAAGATGAGgataatgagaatgatgatcagagTAGAGTTACTAGTGGTACAATGGCTTCTTCATCAGATGCTATTTCTTTCATTTCTGAAACAACAAATTTATCTGGAAGGAATTCTCAGACCCCTCTCTGCGCTGCAAATTTACCCTGTCAGCAGCTGCGTTGCAAAGTACGTACTTATCATACTATCAGGTCAATGAGATAGAAATTGGACTGTATAGAAAGGAAGTATTATTTTAATGTCCAGAATTATAAGCAGAGTTGGTTAATAGGTTTGTTCTGTGTACTTATAGGGGAAGATGCTTAATGTCCCATTGTCATTGAGACTGTGAAGTACATAGAGACAGAAACCTAGTTAGGGGGAGTGCACACTGCATTTCTGAGCTGTGATGCTTATCAACCATAAACCATTGTGCATAATTGGATTCCTAATGAAAATAATGCTCTGTGGAGTCATGTAAATAGGAAGGAAACATAATTCCATCTTTTAGTTTTTAATGGCTTCTAAGCTGTGCAAAGAGTCTTATGGAATTTCTTTGGCAGGTTTTTGGAGCCGACTTTGTTAAAAGTGGATCTAAAACCATTGCTGTATATTCCATCTCTGTAACAGATTATGCAAATCATTCTTGGTCAATCAAAAGAAGGTATTGTAATTAAAAGATCTGAAAACTTAGTACTAACTATTCCATCTTTTTG includes:
- the LOC131050131 gene encoding uncharacterized protein LOC131050131 isoform X1, with the translated sequence MPVDDKALNSVQPAGGLFGFVMNVSTRRMMARKETVRDLVEEAKKRIVLIFICVIGLAYLMSLTSSSVWINMPAAVLVIILVRYISYDLDARRRKGGQGTAASLNHSSQNQVPLGNTPSPSHQKHIDWRQKVDSPFVEAAIDQFTKHLVSEWLTNMWYKKVTPDQDAPEELMNIINGVLGEICMRAKDVNLIDLLTRDIVNLLCENLELYRVIQTHIGEGVLSSLSKDERDARLKLTLATDDKLHPALYSAEAEHKVLQRFMDGVMSFTCRAEDLQCKLFRYVARELLACAMIRPLMNLASPKFINERIESVALARSNKDEKQNKTSDSETKQSKSARSRSSTDHFSGFLDRSAAGVELVQFGPSPKQTSSAEIDGKEMGSISSPHQESTHTYLGLSAGVQSKNSIAHPFQQEGNKTTDFSGERFKIPIKSAEGIGTHGVNDRTIPARHSLGGEWAQMLDTISRRKTQALAPEHLENLWTKGRNYVRKDIATNLSHTVNPRVIDKTDLGRKPLHEQPDNSGITNTSLSERSTTFSPLTKQSTDNLDRAMKNANKLNQPPQILHKHIKFEEPFLQHMEIVEDSGSSYASEEDENNTVTGLGTPGVKVWDSKSNRSGSTSHVRHPLENAEGDQENHGNKNHLRYRRVYKSASGRKRARSRHRADSWQEVERTTFYLGDGPDILTVAQEEAVNLEDEDNENDDQSRVTSGTMASSSDAISFISETTNLSGRNSQTPLCAANLPCQQLRCKVFGADFVKSGSKTIAVYSISVTDYANHSWSIKRRFRHFEELHRRLKDFPEYNLNLPPKRIFASSLDASFVHERCNLLDKYLKDLLLLPNVADSIEVWDFLSVDSQTYMFSNSLSIIETLSVDLDVKQHGKHSNTLENYTKNKQEHLDQIPDKIQVRKIDSASNLATSHVKEEIRWQGRETEQDQPLKKKKQLEEVSVLRNAPDIFGAVEDDSPLPSEWTAPNLSAPILNLVDVIFQLQDGGWIRRQAFWVAKQVLQLGMGDAFDDWLIDKIQLLRKGEVIALAIGKIEQILWPDGIFFTKHPRRHRPPSQDVGLSVPQNQGTMTSAKGTEFRQPNVKDNPSLPDPQVEETRRAKFVRELMIDNAPAALVGLVGRKEYERCARDVYFFLQSAVCMKQLAYGLLELLLLAAFPELDDIVSSCHTGKGSFKVNQETK
- the LOC131050131 gene encoding uncharacterized protein LOC131050131 isoform X2, which gives rise to MPVDDKALNSVQPAGGLFGFVMNVSTRRMMARKETVRDLVEEAKKRIVLIFICVIGLAYLMSLTSSSVWINMPAAVLVIILVRYISYDLDARRRKGGQGTAASLNHSSQNQVPLGNTPSPSHQKHIDWRQKVDSPFVEAAIDQFTKHLVSEWLTNMWYKKVTPDQDAPEELMNIINGVLGEICMRAKDVNLIDLLTRDIVNLLCENLELYRVIQTHIGEGVLSSLSKDERDARLKLTLATDDKLHPALYSAEAEHKVLQRFMDGVMSFTCRAEDLQCKLFRYVARELLACAMIRPLMNLASPKFINERIESVALARSNKDEKQNKTSDSETKQSKSARSRSSTDHFSGFLDRSAAGVELVQFGPSPKQTSSAEIDGKEMGSISSPHQESTHTYLGLSAGVQSKNSIAHPFQQEGNKTTDFSGERFKIPIKSAEGIGTHGVNDRTIPARHSLGGEWAQMLDTISRRKTQALAPEHLENLWTKGRNYVRKDIATNLSHTVNPRVIDKTDLGRKPLHEQPDNSGITNTSLSERSTTFSPLTKQSTDNLDRAMKNANKLNQPPQILHKHIKFEEPFLQHMEIVEDSGSSYASEEDENNTVTGLGTPGVKVWDSKSNRSGSTSHVRHPLENAEGDQENHGNKNHLRYRRVYKSASGRKRARSRHRADSWQEVERTTFYLGDGPDILTVAQEEAVNLEDEDNENDDQSRVTSGTMASSSDAISFISETTNLSGRNSQTPLCAANLPCQQLRCKVFGADFVKSGSKTIAVYSISVTDYANHSWSIKRRFRHFEELHRRLKDFPEYNLNLPPKRIFASSLDASFVHERCNLLDKYLKDLLLLPNVADSIEVWDFLSVDSQTYMFSNSLSIIETLSVDLDVKQHGKHSNTLENYTKNKQEHLDQIPDKIQVRKIDSASNLATSHVKEEIRWQGRETEQDQPLKKKKQLEEVSVLRNAPDIFGAVEDDSPLPSEWTAPNLSAPILNLVDVIFQLQDGGWIRRQAFWVAKQVLQLGMGDAFDDWLIDKIQLLRKGEVIALAIGKIEQILWPDGIFFTKHPRRHRPPSQDVGLSVPQNQGTMTSAKGTEFRQPNVKDNPSLPDPQVEETRRAKFVRELMIDNAPAALVGLVGRKEYERCARDVYFFLQSAVCMKQLAYGLLELLLLAAFPELDDILSKSD